A genomic region of Hypomesus transpacificus isolate Combined female chromosome 19, fHypTra1, whole genome shotgun sequence contains the following coding sequences:
- the fes gene encoding tyrosine-protein kinase Fes/Fps isoform X1: MGFGEDLWCPQAHASLMRLQDSELRLMEVMKKWISQRAKSEREFSAQLHQMASLVERLDGPQPGGGLDYISQLNKSWGVLVSQTEGLSRVMRRRSEDLLTGPVSKLTLLIRDKQQLRKTYGEQWSHLNLELSRVTQTELERLKASYRQAGREAAQAKRKHQEASKDKDREKARERYVKATLRLHQVHNEYVLSVRAAQVFHQHHYSQAQPALLSALQNLQQEMVLVLKEILQEYFDMSSLLHQEVLSIHREMSTALKAIEPEKEYESFIQQNRSVGELPVCVEFDCALLEDTDWLTAGELEMNELTVEGIQHKLTAVEEELLSLAGSVGCQQAYVNQLELELEADEEDIRKGQRVYQFSKRHALEESRQQVAVSLGTRARLEAQRIMLKGKLEWLGARDAPPVPGLEEDRASLSPSEKDGLKVPISMDGIINHLSNMFKPKYTVPPAVVAVPEVERPLCQQAWYHGAVPRLEVQQLLHSDGDFLVRQSQGKQEYVLSVHWQGSCRHFLIQKSENIYRLDGEGFLNVPLLMHHLVSSNQPITKRSDIILRRPILKDKWVLEHDDVILGQSIGRGNFGEVYSGRLRCDNTPVAVKACRENLAPEHKNKFLMEARILKQYDHPNIVKLIGVCTQEQPIYIIMELVQGGDFLSFLRSEGQNLKSKMLVKMAENVAAGMEYLESKKCIHRDLAARNCLVGENSLVKISDFGMSREEEDGVYASSTGGLRQIPIKWTAPEALNFGRYTSESDVWSFGVLLWETFSRGMVPYTSMTNQQTRDELEKGYQMPIPHGCPPDIYSLMKECWQYTPQTRPSFSQLRSQLNTLCNTVT, encoded by the exons ATGGGTTTTGGGGAGGACCTGTGGTGCCCACAGGCACACGCCTCCCTCATGAGGTTGCAGGACTCGGAGCTGCGTCTCATGGAGGTCATGAAGAAGTGGATAAGCCAGCGGGCCAAGAGCGAGCGGGAGTTCTCGGCCCAGCTGCACCAGATGGCGTCTCTGGTGGAGAGGCTGGACGGGCCCCAGCCGGGCGGGGGGCTCGACTACATCAGCCAGCTCAACAAG TCGTGGGGTGTGCTGGTGTCTCAGACAGAGGGTCTAAGCCGAGTGATGCGTCGGCGGTCGGAGGACTTGTTGACCGGGCCCGTCAGCAAGCTGACCCTGCTCATCAGAGACAAGCAGCAGCTCAGGAAGACCTACGGAGAGCAGTGGAGCCATCTCAACCTGGAGCTAAGcagg GTGACCCAGACAGAGCTGGAGCGACTGAAAGCTAGCTacaggcaggctgggagggaaGCTGCTCAGGCCAAAAGGAAACACCAGGAGGCCAGTAAAG ATAAAGACCGTGAGAAGGCTCGGGAGCGCTACGTCAAGGCTACCCTGCGTCTCCACCAGGTCCATAATGAGTATGTGCTGTCTGTAAGAGCTGCCCAGGTGTTTCATCAACACCACTACAGCCAGGCACAGCCAGCCCTGCTCAGCGCACTGCAAAACCTGCAACAGGAGATGGTGCTCgttct GAAGGAGATCCTGCAGGAGTACTTTGACATGTCCAGCCTGCTCCACCAGGAGGTGTTGTCCATCCATAGGGAGATGTCCACAGCCCTGAAAGCTATTGAGCCTGAGAAGGAGTATGAGAGCTTCATTCAGCAAAATAG gtCTGTTGGGGAGcttccagtgtgtgtggagtttgaCTGTGCCCTGCTGGAGGACACAGACTGGCTGACTGCTGGAGAGCTGGAGATGAATGAGCTCACTGTAGAGGGGATCCAGCACAA gttgactgcggtggaggaggagctgctgtCCCTGGCTGGTTCTGTGGGCTGCCAGCAGGCCTATGTGaaccagctggagctggagctggaggctgATGAGGAGGACATcagaaagggacagag GGTGTACCAGTTCAGTAAGAGACACGCACTGGAGGAGAGTCGCCAGCAGGTGGCAGTGTCCCTGGGAACGCGAGCCAGACTGGAGGCCCAGAGGATAATGCTGAAGGGGAAGCTGGAGTGGCTGGGAGCCCGAGACGCCCCCCCTGTTCCTGgcttggaggaggacagggcctccctctcccccagt gagaAGGATGGACTCAAGGTTCCCATCAGCATGGATGGGATCATAAACCACCTCAGTAACATGTTCAAACCCAAATACACG GTGCCGCCCGCGGTCGTGGCGGTGCCGGAGGTGGAGCGGCCTCTGTGCCAGCAGGCCTGGTACCACGGCGCCGTCCCCAGGCTGGAGGTGCAGCAGCTGCTGCACAGCGACGGGGACTTCCTGGTCCGCCAGAGCCAGGGCAAGCAGGAGTACGTCCTCTCAGTCCACTGGCAGGGATCCTGCAGACACTTCCTCATCCAGAAGTctgaa AATATATACCGTCTGGATGGAGAGGGTTTTCTGAATGTCCCTCTGCTGATGCACCATCTGGTGTCCTCCAATCAACCAATCACCAAGAGGAGTGACATCATCCTGAGGAGACCTATCctaaag GACAAGTGGGTTCTGGAACacgatgatgtcatcttgggTCAAAGTATTGGCCGG GGTAACTTTGGAGAAGTGTACAGTGGCCGTCTACGTTGTGATAACACCCCTGTGGCTGTGAAAGCCTGCAGGGAGAACCTAGCCCCAGAACACAAGAATAAGTTCCTAATGGAGGCTCG GATCCTGAAGCAGTATGATCATCCCAACATCGTGAAGCTAATTGGTGTGTGCACACAGGAGCAGCCCATCTACATCATCATGGAGCTGGTCCAGG gGGGAGACTTTCTGTCCTTCTTGCGCAGTGAAGGTCAAAATCTGAAGTCGAAAATGCTGGTTAAGATGGCGGAGAATGTGGCCGCGGGCATGGAGTACCTGGAGAGCAAAAAGTGCATCCATCG TGACCTGGCGGCGAGGAACTGTCTTGTGGGCGAGAATAGCCTGGTGAAGATCAGTGACTTTGGGATgtcgagggaggaggaggacggggtgTACGCCTCCTCCACTGGGGGTCTCAGGCAGATCCCTATCAAGTGGACGGCCCCTGAGGCCCTCAACTTTG GGCGCTACACCTCGGAGAGTGATGTGTGGAGTTTCGGGGTTCTCCTGTGGGAGACCTTCTCTAGAGGAATGGTTCCCTACACCAGCATGACCAACCAGCAGACCAGGGATGAACtggagaaag GATACCAGATGCCCATACCTCATGGTTGCCCACCTGACATATACAGCTTGATGAAGGAGTGTTGGCAGTACACACCTCAAACACGCCCGTCCTTCAGCCAACTCAGGTCCCAGCTCAACACCTTGTGCAACACTGTGACCTAG
- the fes gene encoding tyrosine-protein kinase Fes/Fps isoform X2 yields MGFGEDLWCPQAHASLMRLQDSELRLMEVMKKWISQRAKSEREFSAQLHQMASLVERLDGPQPGGGLDYISQLNKSWGVLVSQTEGLSRVMRRRSEDLLTGPVSKLTLLIRDKQQLRKTYGEQWSHLNLELSRVTQTELERLKASYRQAGREAAQAKRKHQEASKDKDREKARERYVKATLRLHQVHNEYVLSVRAAQVFHQHHYSQAQPALLSALQNLQQEMVLVLKEILQEYFDMSSLLHQEVLSIHREMSTALKAIEPEKESVGELPVCVEFDCALLEDTDWLTAGELEMNELTVEGIQHKLTAVEEELLSLAGSVGCQQAYVNQLELELEADEEDIRKGQRVYQFSKRHALEESRQQVAVSLGTRARLEAQRIMLKGKLEWLGARDAPPVPGLEEDRASLSPSEKDGLKVPISMDGIINHLSNMFKPKYTVPPAVVAVPEVERPLCQQAWYHGAVPRLEVQQLLHSDGDFLVRQSQGKQEYVLSVHWQGSCRHFLIQKSENIYRLDGEGFLNVPLLMHHLVSSNQPITKRSDIILRRPILKDKWVLEHDDVILGQSIGRGNFGEVYSGRLRCDNTPVAVKACRENLAPEHKNKFLMEARILKQYDHPNIVKLIGVCTQEQPIYIIMELVQGGDFLSFLRSEGQNLKSKMLVKMAENVAAGMEYLESKKCIHRDLAARNCLVGENSLVKISDFGMSREEEDGVYASSTGGLRQIPIKWTAPEALNFGRYTSESDVWSFGVLLWETFSRGMVPYTSMTNQQTRDELEKGYQMPIPHGCPPDIYSLMKECWQYTPQTRPSFSQLRSQLNTLCNTVT; encoded by the exons ATGGGTTTTGGGGAGGACCTGTGGTGCCCACAGGCACACGCCTCCCTCATGAGGTTGCAGGACTCGGAGCTGCGTCTCATGGAGGTCATGAAGAAGTGGATAAGCCAGCGGGCCAAGAGCGAGCGGGAGTTCTCGGCCCAGCTGCACCAGATGGCGTCTCTGGTGGAGAGGCTGGACGGGCCCCAGCCGGGCGGGGGGCTCGACTACATCAGCCAGCTCAACAAG TCGTGGGGTGTGCTGGTGTCTCAGACAGAGGGTCTAAGCCGAGTGATGCGTCGGCGGTCGGAGGACTTGTTGACCGGGCCCGTCAGCAAGCTGACCCTGCTCATCAGAGACAAGCAGCAGCTCAGGAAGACCTACGGAGAGCAGTGGAGCCATCTCAACCTGGAGCTAAGcagg GTGACCCAGACAGAGCTGGAGCGACTGAAAGCTAGCTacaggcaggctgggagggaaGCTGCTCAGGCCAAAAGGAAACACCAGGAGGCCAGTAAAG ATAAAGACCGTGAGAAGGCTCGGGAGCGCTACGTCAAGGCTACCCTGCGTCTCCACCAGGTCCATAATGAGTATGTGCTGTCTGTAAGAGCTGCCCAGGTGTTTCATCAACACCACTACAGCCAGGCACAGCCAGCCCTGCTCAGCGCACTGCAAAACCTGCAACAGGAGATGGTGCTCgttct GAAGGAGATCCTGCAGGAGTACTTTGACATGTCCAGCCTGCTCCACCAGGAGGTGTTGTCCATCCATAGGGAGATGTCCACAGCCCTGAAAGCTATTGAGCCTGAGAAGGA gtCTGTTGGGGAGcttccagtgtgtgtggagtttgaCTGTGCCCTGCTGGAGGACACAGACTGGCTGACTGCTGGAGAGCTGGAGATGAATGAGCTCACTGTAGAGGGGATCCAGCACAA gttgactgcggtggaggaggagctgctgtCCCTGGCTGGTTCTGTGGGCTGCCAGCAGGCCTATGTGaaccagctggagctggagctggaggctgATGAGGAGGACATcagaaagggacagag GGTGTACCAGTTCAGTAAGAGACACGCACTGGAGGAGAGTCGCCAGCAGGTGGCAGTGTCCCTGGGAACGCGAGCCAGACTGGAGGCCCAGAGGATAATGCTGAAGGGGAAGCTGGAGTGGCTGGGAGCCCGAGACGCCCCCCCTGTTCCTGgcttggaggaggacagggcctccctctcccccagt gagaAGGATGGACTCAAGGTTCCCATCAGCATGGATGGGATCATAAACCACCTCAGTAACATGTTCAAACCCAAATACACG GTGCCGCCCGCGGTCGTGGCGGTGCCGGAGGTGGAGCGGCCTCTGTGCCAGCAGGCCTGGTACCACGGCGCCGTCCCCAGGCTGGAGGTGCAGCAGCTGCTGCACAGCGACGGGGACTTCCTGGTCCGCCAGAGCCAGGGCAAGCAGGAGTACGTCCTCTCAGTCCACTGGCAGGGATCCTGCAGACACTTCCTCATCCAGAAGTctgaa AATATATACCGTCTGGATGGAGAGGGTTTTCTGAATGTCCCTCTGCTGATGCACCATCTGGTGTCCTCCAATCAACCAATCACCAAGAGGAGTGACATCATCCTGAGGAGACCTATCctaaag GACAAGTGGGTTCTGGAACacgatgatgtcatcttgggTCAAAGTATTGGCCGG GGTAACTTTGGAGAAGTGTACAGTGGCCGTCTACGTTGTGATAACACCCCTGTGGCTGTGAAAGCCTGCAGGGAGAACCTAGCCCCAGAACACAAGAATAAGTTCCTAATGGAGGCTCG GATCCTGAAGCAGTATGATCATCCCAACATCGTGAAGCTAATTGGTGTGTGCACACAGGAGCAGCCCATCTACATCATCATGGAGCTGGTCCAGG gGGGAGACTTTCTGTCCTTCTTGCGCAGTGAAGGTCAAAATCTGAAGTCGAAAATGCTGGTTAAGATGGCGGAGAATGTGGCCGCGGGCATGGAGTACCTGGAGAGCAAAAAGTGCATCCATCG TGACCTGGCGGCGAGGAACTGTCTTGTGGGCGAGAATAGCCTGGTGAAGATCAGTGACTTTGGGATgtcgagggaggaggaggacggggtgTACGCCTCCTCCACTGGGGGTCTCAGGCAGATCCCTATCAAGTGGACGGCCCCTGAGGCCCTCAACTTTG GGCGCTACACCTCGGAGAGTGATGTGTGGAGTTTCGGGGTTCTCCTGTGGGAGACCTTCTCTAGAGGAATGGTTCCCTACACCAGCATGACCAACCAGCAGACCAGGGATGAACtggagaaag GATACCAGATGCCCATACCTCATGGTTGCCCACCTGACATATACAGCTTGATGAAGGAGTGTTGGCAGTACACACCTCAAACACGCCCGTCCTTCAGCCAACTCAGGTCCCAGCTCAACACCTTGTGCAACACTGTGACCTAG
- the rhcga gene encoding rh family, C glycoprotein a: protein MGNCVEGAKGYFCRPKNTNVRLSLPVVCFVWQIAMIILFGVFIRYDEESDAHWAEHKKSHNITSDIENDFYYRYPSFQDVHVMIFVGFGFLMTFLKRYSFGAVGFNFLVAAFGIQWALLMQGWFHSLDLVTGKIYIGVESMINADFCVAGCLIAYGAVLGKVSPVQLLVMTLFGVTLFAVEEYIILDLIHAKDAGGSMVIHTFGGYYGLGISWVLYRPNLHQSKRLNGSVYHSDIFAMIGTLFLWMFWPSFNSAITDHGDGQHRAAMNTYLALASSVLTTVAISSLSQKKGKLDMVHIQNATLAGGVAMGTAAEFMIMPYGSLIVGFFCGILSVFGYIFITPFLEKHLKIQDTCGVHNLHAMPGVIGGIVGAITAATATESVYSREGLVNTFDFEGEFEGRTVWSQGGHQAGAMCVAIVFGVFGGILVGLILRLPIWGDPADENCFDDEVYWELPEDEESIPPILEYNNHMTHKHQDISESNFSVEQS from the exons atGGGGAACTGTGTGGAGGGAGCCAAAGGCTACTTCTGCCGACCGAAGAACACCAACGTGCGTCTCAGCCTGCCAGTCGTGTGCTTCGTGTGGCAGATCGCCATGATCATCCTTTTTGGGGTCTTCATCAGGTATGATGAGGAGTCGGACGCACACTGGGCGGAACACAAGAAGTCCCACAACATAACTAGCGATATCGAGAACGACTTCTACTACAGATATCCCA gcTTCCAAGACGTCCATGTGATGATCTTTGTGGGTTTTGGTTTTCTGATGACCTTCCTGAAACGCTACAGCTTTGGCGCTGTTGGCTTCAATTTCCTTGTTGCTGCCTTTGGCATCCAATGGGCTCTTCTCATGCAGGGCTGGTTCCATTCTCTTGACCTCGTCACTGGGAAAATCTACATCGGTGTTGAAAG TATGATCAACGCTGACTTCTGCGTGGCAGGCTGTCTTATCGCTTACGGGGCGGTACTGGGCAAAGTGAGCCCAGTTCAGCTGTTAGTCATGACGCTGTTTGGTGTCACTCTGTTCGCAGTGGAAGAGTACATCATTCTTGACCTGATTCAT GCTAAGGATGCTGGGGGTTCCATGGTAATCCATACCTTCGGAGGATATTATGGTCTGGGCATCTCCTGGGTCCTCTATCGGCCTAACCTGCACCAAAGCAAACGACTAAATGGTTCCGTCTACCATTCCGACATATTCGCCATGATTG GCACTCTGTTCCTGTGGATGTTTTGGCCCAGTTTCAACTCTGCCATCACAGACCATGGAGATGGGCAGCACCGAGCAGCCATGAACACCTATCTAGCGCTGGCATCTTCTGTCCTCACCACAGTGGCCATCTCCAGCTTGTCACAGAAGAAGGGCAAACTGGACATG GTGCATATCCAGAATGCAACCCTGGCGGGAGGTGTCGCCATGGGAACGGCAGCAGAGTTCATGATCATGCCCTACGGCTCTTTGATCGTTGGGTTCTTCTGCGGCATCCTGTCTGTCTTTGGTTACATCTTCATCACG CCCTTCCTGGAGAAGCATCTAAAGATCCAGGACACGTGCGGGGTCCACAACCTGCACGCCATGCCCGGGGTGATCGGCGGCATTGTGGGAGCCATCACCGCTGCGACTGCAACCGAGTCTGTCTACTCCCGTGAGGG GTTAGTTAATACTTTTGACTTTGAGGGAGAATTTGAGGGCCGGACAGTGTGGTCCCAGGGAGGTCACCAGGCCGGTGCCATGTGTGTGGCAATCGTCTTTGGGGTCTTTGGAGGTATCCTCGTTG GTCTCATCCTCCGGCTCCCCATCTGGGGAGATCCTGCTGACGAGAACTGCTTTGATGACGAGGTGTACTGGGAG CTGCCCGAGGATGAGGAGAGCATCCCTCCCATTCTAGAGTACAACAACCACATGACCCACAAGCACCAAGACAT ATCTGAGTCCAACTTCTCTGTGGAGCAAAGTTAG